A window of Tautonia plasticadhaerens contains these coding sequences:
- a CDS encoding histidine phosphatase family protein, which produces MALGPALPPTTRVLLLRHAQTAAPDRFHGAESDIGLGPEGQLQALQAAGGIRGLGPVAVYCSGMRRARETAGPIASACGLEPIVIPELHERRMGPLSGASIAETRERVDLHIRRWGEGDLDASHEGGESYRELRDRVVPPFVALAGRHPGGTAVAVLHGVVIRVLITALVDGFSPADYHRIAIRYVAVNDLRVRDGRWTVAALDRDAGTLLDG; this is translated from the coding sequence ATGGCCCTCGGACCCGCCCTCCCCCCGACGACCCGAGTGCTGCTGCTCCGGCACGCCCAGACCGCCGCCCCCGACCGCTTCCATGGCGCCGAGTCGGACATCGGGCTCGGCCCCGAGGGTCAGCTCCAGGCCCTCCAGGCCGCCGGGGGGATCCGCGGCCTGGGGCCCGTCGCGGTGTACTGCTCGGGCATGAGGCGGGCGAGGGAGACCGCCGGCCCGATCGCCTCGGCCTGCGGGTTGGAGCCGATCGTCATCCCTGAGCTGCACGAACGGCGCATGGGGCCCCTGTCCGGCGCATCGATCGCCGAGACCCGGGAGCGGGTCGACCTGCACATCCGACGCTGGGGGGAAGGGGATCTCGACGCCTCCCACGAGGGGGGCGAGTCTTACCGGGAGCTGCGCGATCGGGTCGTGCCGCCGTTCGTCGCCCTGGCGGGGCGGCACCCCGGCGGCACGGCGGTGGCGGTGCTGCACGGGGTGGTGATCCGGGTGCTCATCACGGCGCTCGTCGACGGATTCTCGCCGGCCGACTACCACCGGATCGCCATCCGATACGTCGCGGTCAACGACCTCCGCGTCCGCGACGGTCGCTGGACCGTCGCGGCGCTCGATCGGGACGCGGGGACGCTGCTCGACGGCTGA
- a CDS encoding adenylate kinase family protein, translating to MAAMHKFRTILLFGMPGSGKGTQGAVLGHLPGVIHISSGDLFRKLPKHGELGREVVAFTSRGLLVPDDLTIRIWERYVQILTLQEEIYPGCTTLVLDGLPRNHTQAAMLDDMLDVIQIFHLRISDMEQARDRLAARALRENRLDDINDEVVRRRLQVYEQETVQTLEFYDPSIIFEVNASQTPLKVHADIVNRLSKMETDRDCLSNPPDVALAAQQAAEAEAHRLASSE from the coding sequence ATGGCCGCGATGCACAAGTTCCGGACGATCCTCCTCTTCGGCATGCCCGGCAGCGGCAAGGGGACGCAAGGCGCTGTGCTCGGCCATCTCCCCGGCGTGATCCACATCTCCAGCGGCGACCTGTTCCGCAAGCTCCCCAAGCACGGCGAACTCGGCCGGGAGGTGGTCGCCTTCACCTCGAGGGGGCTGCTGGTCCCCGATGACCTGACCATCCGCATCTGGGAGCGATACGTCCAGATCCTCACCCTCCAGGAGGAGATCTACCCCGGCTGCACCACCCTGGTGCTCGACGGTCTGCCCCGCAACCACACCCAGGCCGCGATGCTCGACGACATGCTGGACGTGATCCAGATCTTCCACCTCCGCATCAGCGACATGGAACAGGCCCGGGATCGCCTGGCCGCCCGGGCCCTCCGCGAGAACCGGCTCGACGACATCAACGATGAGGTCGTCCGGCGCCGGCTCCAGGTCTACGAGCAGGAGACGGTCCAGACTCTGGAGTTCTACGACCCGTCGATCATCTTCGAGGTCAACGCCTCGCAGACCCCGCTGAAGGTGCACGCCGACATCGTGAACCGCCTTAGCAAGATGGAGACCGACCGCGACTGCCTCTCCAACCCGCCCGACGTGGCCCTGGCCGCCCAGCAGGCCGCCGAGGCCGAGGCGCATCGGCTGGCCTCCTCGGAATGA
- a CDS encoding glycosyltransferase family 4 protein, producing the protein MADATRKVAFLTPLYFDEASCIGGGERYATNMATGLVEATGGRYEVELISYGVSPARRVLRPGVSLRVLPVARRPSDPLDAVSWELPSAIADADLVHVHMAFSRSGEFGLLAARQQRKVVCASDHGGHSSWLGASLGSLELADRIVAYSSFGESLFRTPTPVVVIRGGVDAERFAPPEPRPRRDRVLYVGRLLAHKGIDRLIRALPQGLPLTVCGRPYDPAYFALLRDLATGKDVTFVTDADDDDVRDLYARAWCNVLPSVHVDCYGRRYRAPELMGLTLLEAMSCETVPIASRVAAMPEFIQPYQSGYLFDTPDELTALLLRLANEPETVERIGREARRQVLRAFDLKVAGAKLAGLYDELLSASTLSRGTIAS; encoded by the coding sequence ATGGCCGACGCGACACGGAAGGTCGCCTTCCTGACCCCGCTCTATTTCGACGAGGCCTCCTGCATCGGCGGAGGGGAGCGGTACGCGACAAACATGGCCACGGGCCTGGTCGAGGCCACGGGGGGCCGGTACGAGGTCGAGTTGATCTCCTACGGCGTCTCCCCGGCCCGGCGTGTGCTACGCCCCGGCGTCTCGCTCCGCGTGCTCCCCGTGGCCAGGAGGCCGAGCGACCCGCTCGACGCCGTCTCCTGGGAGCTGCCCTCGGCGATCGCCGACGCCGACCTCGTCCACGTGCACATGGCCTTCAGCCGGTCCGGGGAGTTCGGCCTGCTCGCCGCCCGGCAGCAGCGCAAGGTCGTCTGCGCCTCCGACCACGGCGGCCACTCCAGCTGGCTCGGCGCCTCGCTCGGCAGCCTGGAGCTGGCCGATCGGATCGTCGCCTACTCCTCCTTCGGCGAGTCGCTCTTCCGCACGCCCACGCCGGTGGTCGTCATCCGGGGGGGCGTCGACGCCGAACGATTCGCGCCGCCCGAGCCGAGGCCGAGGCGCGACCGGGTGCTCTACGTCGGTCGGTTGCTCGCGCACAAGGGCATCGATCGCCTGATCCGTGCCCTCCCCCAGGGGCTGCCCCTGACCGTCTGCGGCCGGCCCTACGACCCCGCCTACTTCGCCCTGCTCCGCGACCTCGCCACCGGGAAGGACGTGACGTTCGTCACCGACGCCGACGACGACGACGTCCGAGACCTCTACGCCCGGGCCTGGTGCAACGTGCTCCCCTCCGTCCACGTCGACTGCTACGGCCGGCGCTACCGGGCACCCGAGCTGATGGGCCTGACCCTCCTGGAGGCCATGAGCTGCGAGACGGTGCCCATCGCCTCCCGGGTGGCCGCGATGCCCGAATTCATCCAGCCATACCAGAGCGGATATCTGTTCGACACCCCCGACGAGCTCACCGCCCTGCTCCTCCGGCTGGCGAACGAGCCGGAGACGGTTGAGCGGATCGGCCGGGAGGCCCGACGCCAGGTCCTCAGGGCCTTCGACCTGAAGGTTGCCGGCGCGAAGCTGGCCGGTCTCTACGACGAGCTGCTCTCCGCATCGACGCTGAGCCGGGGGACGATCGCATCATGA
- a CDS encoding glycosyltransferase family 4 protein — MKILVLSNFYPPEVLGGFELACAQAVEALRRRGHEVLVVTAAARGYCPPEPHVRRAFSIADIWNLDAMARRPAVVQRLMDAESRLISSFNVRALAEAVDAFRPDVAYVHNLTGLGGLGLMAALGHLGVPWVWQLGDSVPSYCCSLWGEVMPALAERFGAEIRGTFIAVSSRLVAEIEGLGVPLRGRVELLPYWIDGRPGPVPRRSVRNGPLRVVSAGRLTPYKGVDVLIEAAGLVRRSRWSVEIDFYGAVSDVDPNHYPALLQQHGVEDRVRFLGPLDHASLIGRYGDYEAFAFPTWEREPFGIGPIEAAAHGGCLPIISRSCGLAEWLVHGVHCLKVEPTAQDLARAFLDLLEWRIDPGPIAGRARSATWRDFHVDALAPRIEALLADAASSASPSASGSPDEVVRLARLAEGLAQSIIAEAA; from the coding sequence ATGAAGATCCTCGTCCTGAGCAATTTCTATCCGCCCGAGGTGCTCGGGGGCTTCGAACTCGCCTGCGCCCAGGCCGTCGAGGCCCTCAGGCGTCGGGGGCACGAGGTGCTCGTGGTCACCGCCGCCGCCCGGGGATATTGCCCGCCCGAGCCTCACGTCCGCCGCGCGTTCTCGATCGCCGACATCTGGAACCTCGACGCGATGGCACGCCGCCCGGCGGTCGTCCAGCGGCTGATGGACGCGGAGTCTCGCCTGATCAGCTCCTTCAACGTCCGGGCGCTGGCCGAGGCGGTCGACGCGTTCCGGCCCGACGTGGCCTATGTCCACAACCTGACCGGCCTGGGCGGCCTCGGCCTGATGGCGGCGCTCGGGCACCTGGGCGTGCCCTGGGTGTGGCAACTCGGCGACTCGGTGCCCTCCTACTGCTGCTCGCTCTGGGGGGAGGTGATGCCGGCGCTGGCGGAGCGGTTCGGCGCCGAGATCCGAGGGACCTTCATCGCCGTCAGCTCCCGCCTCGTCGCGGAGATCGAGGGGCTCGGGGTCCCGTTGCGGGGCCGGGTCGAGCTGCTCCCGTACTGGATCGACGGCCGGCCGGGACCGGTTCCCCGGCGATCGGTCCGCAACGGACCGCTTCGGGTCGTCTCGGCGGGACGGCTGACGCCGTACAAGGGGGTCGACGTTCTGATCGAAGCGGCAGGGCTGGTCCGCCGGTCGCGGTGGTCGGTGGAGATCGACTTCTACGGGGCCGTCTCCGACGTGGATCCGAACCATTATCCCGCCCTGCTGCAACAGCACGGTGTGGAGGACCGGGTCCGGTTCCTCGGCCCCCTCGACCACGCCTCGTTGATCGGCCGCTACGGCGATTACGAGGCGTTCGCGTTCCCCACCTGGGAGCGCGAGCCCTTCGGGATCGGCCCGATCGAGGCCGCGGCGCATGGCGGCTGCCTGCCGATCATCTCGAGGAGCTGCGGCCTGGCCGAGTGGCTGGTGCACGGCGTCCACTGCCTGAAGGTCGAGCCGACCGCCCAGGACCTCGCCCGGGCCTTCCTCGACCTGCTGGAATGGCGCATCGATCCCGGGCCGATCGCCGGGCGAGCCCGCTCCGCCACCTGGCGCGATTTCCACGTCGACGCCCTCGCTCCCCGGATCGAGGCCCTGCTGGCCGACGCCGCCTCCTCGGCTTCGCCCTCGGCCTCCGGGTCCCCGGACGAGGTCGTCCGCCTCGCCCGCCTCGCCGAGGGGCTGGCCCAATCGATCATCGCGGAGGCCGCTTGA
- a CDS encoding glycosyltransferase family 4 protein yields MGERTDRMRVLVAIPTTNQMYSGIGRAIVELSRRLGRRVEFTFALDDRDPRSLRRVWELAEPMGASMLVGPHRFEPDCVEPSNTRLPEIIEESPWDAIELVGFANAATGRAVLRHIDDRTALCYTPHDQPLWTVPMSPEQRANVAEVHRRVIERADVVLADSEAERRSLQRLSPHRLNGETLPLGCDFESFDAGPLDRPPQLLFVGDLAEIRKRFDRVIDVFSRVLERRPEYRLVVIGNRSAESADLIPEAIRTAVDLRGYVSEPELRRAYASSRSLVLLSDVEAFGLPILESLACGTPVLLGRLDTTESLFDGFPGVHFCPLDDPEGTFEVADLLLGDWRSAVASACADRRRLCAEFDWGRLADRKWRALSAAWARRNASTALGPRGGPPGLDRADAGGRPCR; encoded by the coding sequence ATGGGGGAACGCACCGATCGCATGAGGGTGCTCGTCGCGATCCCGACGACGAACCAGATGTATTCCGGTATCGGCCGGGCGATCGTCGAACTGTCCCGCCGGCTGGGTCGTCGGGTGGAGTTCACCTTCGCCCTGGATGACCGCGACCCGAGGTCGCTCCGCCGGGTCTGGGAACTCGCCGAGCCGATGGGGGCGTCGATGCTCGTCGGGCCGCATCGGTTCGAGCCGGATTGCGTCGAACCCTCGAATACCCGACTGCCCGAGATCATCGAGGAGTCCCCCTGGGACGCGATCGAGCTGGTCGGGTTCGCCAACGCCGCGACGGGTCGGGCGGTGCTGCGGCACATCGACGATCGCACCGCCCTCTGCTACACGCCGCACGACCAGCCGCTCTGGACCGTGCCGATGTCTCCCGAGCAGCGGGCCAACGTGGCCGAGGTCCACCGACGCGTGATCGAGCGCGCCGACGTCGTCCTGGCGGACTCCGAGGCCGAACGCCGGTCGCTCCAGCGGCTCTCGCCGCACCGCCTGAACGGCGAGACGTTGCCGCTCGGCTGCGATTTCGAATCCTTCGACGCCGGCCCCCTCGATCGGCCCCCGCAATTACTCTTCGTGGGCGACCTGGCCGAGATCCGCAAGCGGTTCGACCGGGTGATCGACGTCTTCTCCCGGGTCCTGGAACGGCGGCCGGAGTACCGACTGGTCGTCATCGGCAACCGCAGCGCCGAGTCGGCCGACCTCATCCCCGAGGCCATCCGCACCGCGGTGGATTTGCGCGGTTACGTGAGCGAGCCCGAGTTGCGACGGGCGTACGCGTCGAGCCGATCGCTCGTTCTGCTCTCGGACGTCGAGGCGTTCGGCCTGCCGATCCTCGAGTCGCTCGCATGCGGTACGCCGGTCCTGCTCGGGCGGTTGGACACGACGGAGAGCCTGTTCGACGGGTTCCCCGGCGTCCATTTCTGCCCGCTCGACGACCCGGAGGGGACCTTCGAGGTGGCGGACCTCCTGCTGGGCGACTGGCGATCGGCGGTCGCCTCGGCGTGCGCCGACCGGCGGAGGCTGTGCGCCGAGTTCGACTGGGGCCGGCTCGCCGATCGCAAGTGGCGGGCGCTCTCGGCCGCATGGGCCAGGCGGAATGCGTCGACCGCGCTCGGTCCCCGGGGCGGCCCACCGGGCCTCGACCGGGCGGATGCGGGGGGCCGGCCATGCCGATGA
- a CDS encoding FkbM family methyltransferase, with protein MPMISYAQNAEDVLLRRLFPEGSDGFYIDVGASDPIHHSVTKHFYDRGWRGVNIEPIPQMHRALCANRPRDVNLNLAVSDRDGDLTFYQAPGVFSWSASKQLLVEAFHADPGQVIASEIPVATLASLCERHVGGTRTIDFLKIDAEGHEAEVVRGADWGRWRPRAVVIEGAHRPWEATLLAGRYHHAKFDGINHYYIRDEDRDLIPRLASPANVTDDFLYYEHLDREVTLRLDRDATRTQLDEVHGLLYESRQEAGRLSRELDESRRECHALRLRLARFDDLGPTALGVARRLRRISARHRGLARLMRPVLVGAAEVDGGHRIPTGKGT; from the coding sequence ATGCCGATGATCTCGTATGCCCAGAACGCGGAAGACGTCCTGCTCCGGAGGCTCTTCCCCGAGGGGAGCGATGGGTTCTACATCGACGTCGGCGCCAGCGACCCGATCCACCACTCGGTCACCAAGCACTTCTACGACCGGGGCTGGCGGGGGGTCAACATCGAGCCGATCCCGCAGATGCACCGGGCCCTCTGCGCGAATCGGCCGCGCGACGTGAACCTGAACCTCGCCGTCTCCGACCGCGACGGGGACCTGACGTTCTACCAGGCCCCCGGCGTCTTCAGCTGGTCCGCATCGAAGCAGCTGCTGGTCGAGGCCTTTCATGCCGATCCCGGCCAGGTGATCGCCTCGGAAATCCCCGTCGCCACCCTGGCGAGCCTCTGCGAACGCCATGTCGGCGGGACGAGGACGATCGACTTCCTCAAGATCGACGCGGAGGGTCATGAGGCCGAGGTCGTCCGGGGAGCCGACTGGGGCCGATGGAGGCCGAGGGCGGTCGTCATCGAGGGGGCCCATCGTCCCTGGGAGGCGACGCTGCTGGCGGGCCGATATCATCACGCGAAGTTCGACGGGATCAATCATTATTACATCAGGGACGAGGACCGCGACCTGATCCCTCGGCTCGCGTCTCCCGCCAACGTCACCGACGATTTCCTCTACTACGAGCATCTCGACCGGGAAGTGACGCTTCGCCTCGATCGGGACGCGACCCGCACCCAGCTCGACGAGGTGCACGGCCTGCTCTACGAGAGTCGACAGGAGGCGGGGCGGCTGTCCCGGGAACTGGACGAGTCACGCCGGGAGTGTCACGCGCTTCGACTCCGCCTCGCCCGGTTCGACGACCTCGGCCCGACGGCCCTCGGGGTCGCCCGACGGCTCCGACGAATCTCGGCGCGTCATCGTGGCCTCGCCAGGCTGATGAGGCCCGTCCTCGTCGGGGCGGCCGAGGTCGACGGCGGGCATCGCATCCCCACCGGAAAAGGAACGTGA
- a CDS encoding class I SAM-dependent methyltransferase, producing the protein MAEAQARRIELFGLEITGDDVVLDIGSGTGGDSRLAGSVGADVIAVNIDPGELESLGEQMKDVPARSFRPVLHDCDAGPIPLPDGVASVIIAKEVMEHLDAPDRFLADLERLGRPGARYLITVPDPGSEALLKEVAPQQYWEKPLHQHVFVREQLDRMLGVAGLELERRGFTGAYWSMFWTLRELVGSPYFPGHPTHSTPPPEIAAWDLIWESIRSSPKAAGVINRLDELIPKSQIVLAKKPKAAAAA; encoded by the coding sequence ATGGCCGAGGCCCAGGCGAGACGGATCGAGCTGTTCGGTCTCGAGATCACGGGAGACGACGTGGTCCTCGACATCGGATCCGGCACGGGGGGCGACAGCCGCCTGGCGGGCTCCGTGGGCGCCGACGTGATCGCGGTCAACATCGACCCCGGCGAACTGGAGTCGCTCGGCGAGCAGATGAAGGATGTCCCGGCCCGGTCCTTCCGCCCGGTCCTGCACGATTGCGACGCCGGGCCGATCCCCCTGCCCGATGGCGTCGCGTCGGTGATCATCGCCAAGGAGGTGATGGAACACCTCGACGCGCCCGATCGATTCCTCGCCGACCTGGAACGGCTCGGCAGGCCCGGGGCCCGCTACCTCATCACCGTCCCCGACCCCGGCTCCGAGGCCCTGCTCAAGGAGGTCGCGCCGCAGCAATACTGGGAAAAGCCGTTGCATCAGCATGTCTTCGTCAGGGAACAACTCGACCGGATGCTCGGCGTCGCCGGCCTGGAGCTGGAACGCCGAGGATTCACCGGCGCCTACTGGTCGATGTTCTGGACGCTCCGGGAGCTGGTCGGCTCGCCGTACTTCCCGGGGCATCCGACGCACTCGACGCCGCCGCCCGAGATCGCGGCCTGGGACCTGATCTGGGAGTCGATCCGGTCGTCCCCGAAGGCCGCCGGGGTGATCAATCGGCTCGACGAGCTGATCCCCAAGAGCCAGATCGTGCTGGCGAAGAAGCCCAAAGCCGCTGCGGCGGCGTGA
- a CDS encoding methyltransferase domain-containing protein, with amino-acid sequence MLEANVPAVLSRIAAGHRVLDVGGWARCFNRADYVIDKFPFETRGTRYAEKLGLPAQGGEVESFSAETWVARDLCDREPWPFPDKFFDFCTCSHTLEDIRDPLWVCSEMRRVARAGYIETPSMAFELTRGREAGVPVGLSHHFWVVEVDGPTITFHPKLHSLHGDPQLSLPPVVGAALPPETQVSWLFWEGDFVSREGWLHRELVERFVSGFALPEDLPRADGASPGSDARVFELTRANDDARALIWQLRARLEEAERQWDASRASIEVLEGQVSRVLSALHAVAAERDEAIGQLDRVEGIGPSALGVARRLHRMGTRHPGLKALLKRVVRAA; translated from the coding sequence ATGCTGGAAGCCAATGTCCCGGCCGTCCTGTCCCGCATCGCGGCGGGCCACCGGGTGCTCGACGTCGGGGGATGGGCGCGGTGCTTCAATCGGGCCGATTACGTCATCGACAAGTTCCCGTTCGAGACCCGGGGGACCCGCTACGCCGAGAAGCTCGGCCTGCCCGCGCAAGGGGGCGAGGTCGAATCCTTCTCGGCGGAGACGTGGGTCGCTCGGGATCTCTGCGACCGCGAACCCTGGCCCTTCCCGGACAAGTTCTTCGACTTCTGCACCTGTTCGCACACGCTCGAAGACATCCGAGATCCGCTCTGGGTCTGCTCCGAGATGCGTCGGGTCGCCCGGGCCGGCTACATCGAGACCCCGTCGATGGCCTTCGAGCTGACCCGGGGACGTGAGGCGGGCGTGCCGGTCGGCCTGTCGCACCATTTCTGGGTGGTCGAGGTCGACGGCCCGACGATCACCTTCCACCCGAAGCTGCATAGCCTGCACGGTGACCCCCAACTCAGCCTTCCTCCGGTCGTGGGGGCAGCCTTGCCCCCCGAGACCCAGGTGAGCTGGCTGTTCTGGGAGGGAGACTTCGTCAGCCGGGAGGGCTGGCTGCACCGCGAGCTGGTCGAGCGATTCGTCTCCGGATTCGCCCTCCCGGAGGATCTCCCGCGGGCCGATGGGGCATCTCCCGGATCCGACGCTCGCGTCTTCGAACTGACCCGGGCGAACGACGACGCCAGGGCCTTGATCTGGCAGTTGCGTGCGAGGCTCGAGGAGGCGGAGCGGCAGTGGGACGCCTCCCGGGCCTCGATCGAGGTCCTCGAAGGGCAGGTCTCCCGCGTCCTGTCCGCGTTGCACGCCGTCGCGGCGGAACGCGACGAGGCGATCGGCCAACTGGACCGGGTCGAGGGGATCGGCCCGTCGGCACTCGGGGTCGCCCGACGGCTTCACCGGATGGGGACGCGGCATCCGGGGCTTAAAGCCTTGCTGAAGCGCGTGGTCCGGGCGGCGTGA
- a CDS encoding Gfo/Idh/MocA family protein: MMRPYQRRDFLRASAASMAALSASPAARAAAEPRPSRKVTSANDSLNVAVVGVRGRGMDHVRGFLGQKDQGVRITAVCDVDENVVGNAMKAIESADGSAPRLVRDVRELLDDPEINIISVATPNHWHSLMGIWACQAGKDAYVEKPVSHNVWEGRQLVEAARKYDRIVQCGTQCRSHKGIQDAMEFLRSGKLGTVYMAKGLCYKPRGSIGQGKLQPVPEGLDYDLWTGPAEFHKPGDASVYNPNILHYNWHWVWNTGNGDLGNQGIHQMDLARWGIGKDEFPKAVQSAGGRYGYEDDGETANTQTVNFEYDDVLLQFEVRGLPSNDEMGIKIGDIFFGTEGILTITSYTDWQTYFGHKMEPGPKGSGGGDHYANFIEAVRTRDRSTLNAEIEQGHLSSAFCHLGNIALRLGRKLHIDPATESFVDDSEANAMLRRDYRAPYVVPDQV, translated from the coding sequence ATGATGCGTCCGTACCAACGCCGAGACTTCCTCAGGGCCTCCGCCGCCAGCATGGCCGCGCTGAGCGCCTCCCCCGCCGCCCGGGCCGCCGCCGAGCCCCGGCCGTCGAGGAAAGTGACCAGCGCCAACGACTCGCTGAACGTCGCGGTGGTCGGCGTCCGGGGGCGGGGCATGGACCACGTCCGGGGCTTCCTCGGCCAGAAGGACCAGGGGGTCCGGATCACCGCCGTCTGCGACGTGGACGAGAACGTCGTCGGCAACGCGATGAAGGCGATCGAGTCGGCCGACGGCTCGGCACCCCGGCTCGTCCGGGACGTCCGAGAGTTGCTCGACGACCCGGAGATCAACATCATCTCCGTCGCCACGCCGAACCACTGGCACAGCCTGATGGGCATCTGGGCCTGCCAGGCCGGCAAGGATGCCTACGTGGAGAAGCCGGTCAGTCACAATGTGTGGGAGGGCCGGCAGCTCGTCGAGGCCGCCCGCAAGTACGACCGGATCGTCCAGTGCGGGACCCAGTGCCGCAGCCACAAGGGCATCCAGGACGCGATGGAGTTCCTCCGCTCCGGGAAGCTCGGGACGGTCTACATGGCCAAGGGGCTCTGCTACAAGCCCCGGGGGTCGATCGGCCAGGGCAAGCTCCAGCCCGTGCCGGAGGGGCTCGACTACGACCTCTGGACCGGCCCGGCCGAGTTCCACAAGCCGGGTGACGCCTCGGTCTACAACCCGAACATCCTGCACTACAACTGGCACTGGGTCTGGAACACCGGCAACGGCGACCTCGGCAACCAGGGCATCCACCAGATGGACCTGGCCCGCTGGGGCATCGGCAAGGACGAGTTCCCGAAGGCCGTCCAGTCGGCCGGCGGCCGATACGGCTACGAGGACGACGGCGAGACGGCCAACACCCAGACCGTGAACTTCGAATATGACGACGTCTTGCTCCAATTCGAGGTCCGCGGCCTCCCCTCGAACGACGAGATGGGCATCAAGATCGGCGACATCTTCTTCGGCACCGAAGGCATCCTGACCATCACCAGCTACACCGATTGGCAGACCTACTTCGGCCACAAGATGGAGCCGGGCCCGAAGGGATCCGGCGGCGGCGACCACTACGCCAACTTCATCGAAGCCGTGCGCACCCGGGACCGCTCGACCCTCAACGCCGAGATCGAGCAGGGCCACCTCTCCAGCGCCTTCTGCCACCTCGGCAACATCGCCCTCCGACTGGGCCGCAAGCTGCACATCGACCCGGCCACCGAGTCGTTCGTCGACGACTCCGAGGCCAATGCGATGCTCAGGCGCGACTACCGCGCCCCCTACGTCGTGCCGGATCAGGTCTGA
- a CDS encoding tetratricopeptide repeat protein, with protein sequence MEDGRLVLLGVTQEQHADRCRLFAQWKEFGWPILHDPINLLKSEAVPIVRAVDEHGIVRLQGPRPETFEEDFLDNSFTDDGPPSEDDHAPGMPDADALLRSAEGSGDADAWRSAGDALAIWGGIGRVDEAVEAYGKAIEIDPEDKYAWFRLGVALRMRHESPGRRDGDFQAAVDSWSRALSIDPNQYVWRRRIEQYGPRLAKPYPFYDWVVQARAEISARGETPIALSEEPSGSEIAAPVREVIVEGAPPVNPDPDGRINRDATRLIEAEVVVIPPRVRPGEAARVHVYFRPSSTRSAYWNNESTPLQLWTSAPEGWTVDTPLMEAEPGVGAESSETRHLDFEVRIPPSTSGTARLDAFALYNVCEQAGGTCLFLRKDLTIEIPIGSEGR encoded by the coding sequence GTGGAGGACGGCCGCCTGGTGCTGCTGGGCGTGACCCAGGAGCAGCACGCCGACCGCTGCCGGCTGTTCGCGCAGTGGAAGGAGTTCGGCTGGCCGATCCTCCACGATCCGATCAACCTCCTGAAATCCGAGGCCGTGCCGATCGTCCGGGCGGTCGACGAGCATGGGATCGTCCGACTCCAGGGGCCTCGGCCGGAGACCTTCGAGGAGGACTTCCTGGACAACTCCTTCACCGATGACGGCCCCCCTTCGGAGGACGACCATGCCCCCGGCATGCCCGACGCCGATGCGCTGCTCCGATCGGCCGAGGGTTCGGGGGACGCAGACGCCTGGCGATCGGCCGGTGATGCCCTGGCGATCTGGGGCGGTATCGGGCGGGTGGACGAGGCCGTCGAGGCCTATGGGAAGGCGATCGAGATCGACCCGGAGGACAAGTATGCATGGTTCCGCCTGGGGGTCGCGCTCCGGATGCGGCACGAGTCCCCCGGCCGGAGGGACGGCGACTTCCAGGCGGCGGTCGACTCCTGGAGCCGGGCCCTGTCGATCGACCCGAATCAATACGTCTGGCGGAGGCGGATCGAGCAGTACGGGCCCCGGCTCGCCAAGCCGTATCCGTTCTACGACTGGGTCGTGCAGGCCAGGGCGGAGATCTCGGCCCGGGGGGAGACGCCGATCGCGCTCTCGGAGGAGCCCTCGGGCTCGGAGATCGCCGCCCCGGTCCGCGAAGTCATCGTCGAGGGTGCTCCCCCGGTGAATCCGGACCCAGACGGCCGGATCAACCGGGACGCGACCAGACTCATCGAGGCCGAGGTGGTGGTCATCCCCCCCCGGGTCCGTCCCGGCGAGGCCGCCCGCGTCCATGTCTATTTCCGGCCGAGTTCGACTCGATCGGCGTACTGGAACAACGAATCGACCCCGCTGCAATTGTGGACATCGGCGCCCGAGGGATGGACGGTCGACACTCCGCTGATGGAGGCCGAGCCGGGGGTCGGCGCCGAGTCGAGCGAGACCCGCCACCTCGACTTCGAGGTGCGGATCCCCCCCTCAACCTCGGGGACGGCCCGCCTGGACGCCTTCGCCCTCTACAACGTCTGCGAGCAGGCCGGCGGCACCTGCCTGTTCCTCCGCAAGGACCTGACGATCGAGATCCCGATCGGGAGCGAGGGACGCTGA
- a CDS encoding peroxiredoxin family protein, which yields MRIWTLAMTFLGMVLGTSTSARADDVRVGRRHPDFTLPRIDGRSPVSLSDLRGKKVLLIQFASW from the coding sequence ATGCGGATCTGGACCCTCGCCATGACGTTCCTCGGGATGGTGCTCGGCACCTCGACGTCGGCCCGGGCCGACGACGTGCGGGTCGGCCGCCGCCACCCCGACTTCACCCTGCCGAGGATCGACGGCCGCTCGCCGGTCTCCCTGTCCGACCTCCGGGGCAAGAAGGTCCTGCTCATCCAGTTCGCCTCGTGGTGA